In one Sphingomonas sp. AP4-R1 genomic region, the following are encoded:
- a CDS encoding NADPH-dependent F420 reductase, which produces MRIGILNAGNLGSRLARAWAAAGHELVIAKDGEDRKIEPLLAELGDRARLGTIREAAEFGEVVLFSIYWPRVEAIVGEVGDALDGKVVIETMNPLGVTADFVHFHDLDFMRDSSTSEDLQRRLPKARIVKGFNLIAAPSLEAAAWSASPVKANVFYATDDKAAGDVTRSLIGDAGFKPINAGDLKGARQLEQVGVFLHHIADNEFGGDADLIRLALAVVVANPGPITRERVA; this is translated from the coding sequence ATGAGGATCGGAATTTTAAACGCCGGCAATCTCGGCAGTCGTTTGGCCCGCGCCTGGGCAGCCGCAGGCCATGAACTTGTCATCGCGAAAGACGGCGAGGACCGGAAGATCGAACCTCTTCTTGCGGAGCTGGGCGACAGAGCGCGGCTCGGCACGATCCGCGAGGCGGCGGAGTTCGGCGAAGTCGTGCTTTTCTCGATTTACTGGCCGCGGGTCGAGGCGATCGTCGGCGAAGTCGGCGACGCGCTAGACGGCAAGGTCGTGATCGAGACCATGAACCCGCTCGGCGTCACCGCCGATTTCGTGCACTTCCATGATCTGGACTTCATGCGCGACAGCTCGACTTCGGAAGATCTGCAACGGCGCTTGCCAAAGGCGCGCATCGTCAAGGGGTTCAACCTGATCGCAGCCCCGTCGCTCGAAGCGGCAGCATGGTCGGCATCGCCGGTGAAGGCCAACGTCTTCTACGCAACCGACGACAAGGCCGCCGGTGACGTAACGCGGAGCCTCATCGGTGACGCTGGTTTCAAGCCGATCAACGCCGGCGATCTCAAGGGTGCCCGGCAGCTCGAGCAGGTCGGCGTGTTCCTGCATCACATCGCGGACAATGAGTTTGGCGGCGACGCTGACCTGATCCGCCTCGCGCTCGCGGTCGTCGTAGCCAATCCTGGCCCGATCACGCGCGAACGTGTCGCCTGA
- a CDS encoding SDR family NAD(P)-dependent oxidoreductase, whose product MTGAGRGIGRTIAERLAADGATVAITYNASSAGAEEAVEAIEKAGGTAFALQADLSDAGSIPSLYDELDRELTERNGSKTLDILVNNAGNSGWGGLADATPEAWDLLIAVHARAPFFMVQSALSRLSDGARIINISSGLSTRPQPMVPIYSMAKAAINNLTHALAMELGPRGIAVNAVAPGWTRTDMNAAVREDANTVKAIEADTAFGRFGETSDIAAVVAFLASDDAGWVTGQVIEASGGYRL is encoded by the coding sequence GTGACCGGCGCGGGCCGGGGCATCGGCCGGACGATCGCTGAACGGCTCGCGGCCGACGGCGCGACGGTGGCGATCACGTACAATGCCAGCAGCGCTGGCGCGGAAGAGGCGGTCGAAGCGATCGAGAAGGCAGGCGGGACTGCCTTCGCGCTACAGGCTGACCTCTCGGATGCTGGGTCGATCCCTAGCTTGTACGACGAGCTGGATCGCGAGCTGACGGAGCGCAACGGCAGCAAGACGCTCGACATTCTCGTCAACAATGCCGGCAACTCAGGATGGGGCGGTCTCGCCGATGCTACGCCTGAGGCTTGGGACTTGCTGATCGCGGTCCATGCCCGCGCACCGTTCTTCATGGTCCAGTCGGCGCTCAGCCGTCTGTCCGATGGCGCGCGGATCATCAATATCTCGTCAGGCCTTTCCACGCGCCCGCAGCCGATGGTGCCGATCTATTCGATGGCCAAGGCGGCGATCAACAACCTTACTCACGCGCTTGCGATGGAGCTTGGTCCGCGCGGGATCGCGGTGAACGCGGTGGCCCCGGGCTGGACGCGGACCGACATGAACGCTGCCGTCCGAGAGGACGCCAACACCGTGAAGGCAATCGAGGCCGACACCGCGTTCGGCCGTTTCGGCGAAACGTCGGACATCGCCGCGGTCGTTGCCTTCCTCGCTTCGGACGATGCTGGCTGGGTCACCGGTCAGGTGATCGAGGCAAGCGGCGGCTACCGGCTCTGA
- a CDS encoding DUF2274 domain-containing protein, which yields MGKLKITSIDDDKPVKINIELPAGLHRDLSEYAAVLSAQSGQPVSDPARLIAPMLERFMATDREFARARRTGR from the coding sequence ATGGGAAAGCTGAAGATCACCTCGATCGACGATGACAAGCCGGTGAAGATCAATATCGAGCTCCCTGCCGGCCTCCATCGCGATCTCTCGGAGTATGCCGCCGTGCTCTCTGCGCAGTCGGGACAACCCGTTTCAGATCCGGCCCGGCTCATCGCCCCGATGTTGGAGCGGTTCATGGCGACCGATCGAGAGTTTGCGCGTGCTCGCCGGACAGGACGTTAG
- a CDS encoding LysR family transcriptional regulator produces MTNLSLDLRNLQCAISAAEAGSFRRAAETLGLPQSSVSRRIQLLERRLGFPLFIRSPAGIQVTPAGRLFLESAVDAAERFDGAAREAVAVHRRQSRDLRVGVSRTSGRLLRALGAFRARYPAVRMMLGEYSHVDAQRSVAAGELDVAFVHRGGDLPTCATKELWREGIYVVLPRDHRLSSKAEVTWADIGGETFVSCVGGPCSDILDCLTMRLVSENGLPNIEVHAVSEAGIYDLVAMGYGITLTNDSVVRTEPDRLAVRPMRGEAEAMSMMAIWRKHGAHPVATKLVTIAETLGRDDRLSR; encoded by the coding sequence TTGACCAATTTGTCGCTCGATCTGCGTAATCTTCAATGTGCGATCTCGGCCGCCGAGGCGGGTAGCTTTCGCCGAGCTGCCGAGACGCTCGGACTTCCGCAGTCGTCCGTGAGCCGGCGTATTCAGTTATTGGAGCGCCGGCTCGGATTCCCTCTGTTCATACGCAGTCCTGCTGGCATTCAGGTCACACCTGCAGGAAGGCTCTTTCTCGAGAGCGCGGTGGACGCGGCCGAGCGATTCGACGGTGCAGCGCGCGAGGCCGTCGCTGTCCACCGGCGACAGAGCCGCGATCTCCGGGTCGGCGTGTCGCGGACAAGTGGGCGCCTCCTTCGCGCGCTGGGCGCGTTTCGGGCACGCTATCCAGCAGTCAGAATGATGCTCGGCGAATACTCCCACGTTGACGCGCAACGCAGTGTAGCAGCAGGCGAGCTCGACGTAGCGTTTGTTCATCGAGGCGGCGATCTGCCGACCTGCGCCACTAAGGAGCTTTGGCGAGAGGGGATCTACGTCGTGCTTCCTCGCGATCATCGCCTCTCCAGCAAGGCCGAAGTGACCTGGGCCGACATTGGCGGGGAGACCTTCGTTTCCTGTGTGGGTGGACCTTGCTCAGATATTCTGGACTGTCTGACGATGCGGCTGGTAAGCGAGAATGGGCTGCCGAACATTGAGGTGCACGCGGTCTCGGAAGCCGGCATCTACGATCTGGTCGCGATGGGCTATGGGATCACGCTGACGAATGATTCAGTCGTGCGGACCGAGCCAGACCGGCTTGCTGTCCGACCTATGCGTGGCGAAGCTGAGGCTATGTCGATGATGGCTATCTGGCGAAAACACGGAGCACACCCGGTCGCGACGAAGTTGGTGACGATCGCCGAAACGCTAGGTCGGGATGATCGGTTGTCGCGATAA
- the trbG gene encoding P-type conjugative transfer protein TrbG, whose amino-acid sequence MKPTFRKAGSAVSRFSVKPCIVLAGLSALGAMPGCAATTPPPKITYDDAAPATVMPEPPAPVTVVEVPKPLPLPGQLKPIERSARPPEPVDPAVRINLANAAARMQPVRDGFINSMQVYPFTPGALYQVYTAIGQITDIALQPGEQLVGSGPVAAGDTVRWIFGDTMSGAGAAQQVHILVKPTRTDLTTNLIINTSLRTYHMELHSTERTYMASVSWQYPQDELIALRNQSAAAQASPTVATGIDLAAINFRYAIEGDKAPWRPLRAFDDGQQVFIEFPTGIAQGEMPPLFVVGDSGKTSELVNYRVRGRHMIVDRLFAAAELRYGSDNKQQRVRIVRTDGRPAK is encoded by the coding sequence ATGAAGCCGACTTTCCGTAAAGCCGGCTCTGCGGTTTCACGCTTTTCCGTAAAGCCGTGCATTGTGCTCGCCGGCCTGTCGGCGCTCGGCGCTATGCCAGGATGTGCGGCGACGACCCCGCCTCCGAAGATCACCTATGACGATGCGGCCCCGGCCACGGTGATGCCGGAACCTCCCGCACCCGTCACCGTCGTCGAGGTGCCCAAGCCGCTGCCGCTGCCGGGACAGCTCAAGCCAATCGAACGAAGCGCCCGCCCACCCGAGCCGGTCGATCCGGCCGTTCGCATCAACCTCGCCAACGCCGCCGCACGCATGCAGCCCGTCCGCGACGGCTTCATCAACTCGATGCAGGTTTACCCGTTCACACCCGGCGCGCTCTATCAAGTCTATACCGCCATCGGGCAGATCACCGACATCGCGCTCCAGCCTGGGGAGCAACTCGTCGGATCGGGACCGGTAGCAGCAGGAGATACCGTTCGCTGGATCTTCGGGGACACAATGAGCGGGGCTGGCGCGGCGCAGCAGGTCCACATCCTCGTCAAACCCACCAGGACCGACCTGACGACGAACCTCATCATCAACACCAGTCTGCGAACCTATCATATGGAGTTACACTCGACCGAGCGGACCTACATGGCGTCGGTGTCGTGGCAGTACCCGCAAGATGAGCTGATCGCGCTGCGCAACCAAAGCGCCGCCGCTCAGGCTTCGCCAACCGTCGCCACCGGGATCGACCTCGCCGCCATCAACTTCCGATACGCCATCGAGGGCGACAAGGCGCCGTGGCGTCCCCTGCGCGCCTTCGACGACGGGCAGCAGGTCTTCATCGAGTTCCCGACCGGCATCGCTCAAGGCGAGATGCCGCCGCTGTTCGTCGTCGGCGACAGCGGCAAAACCTCCGAGCTGGTCAACTACCGCGTCCGCGGCCGTCATATGATCGTCGATCGGCTCTTTGCAGCCGCAGAATTGCGGTATGGGTCCGACAATAAGCAGCAGCGCGTCCGCATCGTCCGGACCGACGGCAGGCCCGCGAAGTGA
- a CDS encoding TrbI/VirB10 family protein: MRLRAEPPRVTRLSRRVLATIGLGATLGVGGALVYALQTRHAVHAPEDQYSTENRPTADGVAALPRDYATVPKLGPPLPGDLGKPILSAQQRGQDIPAAGATGAPGSAPRVSPERQRRFQEIESARTARLFATSEARGAEAPPVSAGVLDSGTGTAGAPPNTLSTAQDRQAAFLNAAPERRTVSTERVTSPPSRNILQAGAVISAALITGIRSDLPGQITAQVTENTYDSLTGRILLVPQGTRLIGQYDSSVQFGQSRVLLVWNRLLFPDGRSFVLERSPGADAEGFAGLQDGVNFHWLELAKAAGLSTLLSVGTELAIDNDDTLLRAIRNGSQNTFNDAGQQIVRRQLNVAPTLTIRPGFPVRVIVTRDMILEPYGEQ; encoded by the coding sequence ATGCGCCTGCGCGCCGAACCGCCCCGCGTCACGAGGCTCTCTCGCCGCGTGCTTGCTACCATCGGCCTCGGCGCGACCCTCGGCGTGGGCGGCGCGTTGGTCTATGCGCTGCAGACCAGACATGCTGTGCATGCGCCCGAGGACCAGTATTCGACCGAGAACAGGCCGACCGCCGATGGCGTGGCCGCTCTTCCCCGAGACTATGCGACCGTCCCTAAATTGGGGCCACCCCTCCCAGGCGACCTCGGAAAGCCGATTCTGAGCGCGCAGCAGCGCGGACAGGATATTCCGGCGGCAGGCGCGACTGGCGCCCCCGGATCGGCGCCACGGGTCAGTCCAGAGCGCCAAAGGCGCTTTCAGGAAATTGAGTCCGCTCGAACAGCACGTCTCTTCGCCACGTCGGAGGCGCGCGGTGCCGAGGCGCCACCTGTGTCTGCCGGCGTGTTAGATTCCGGGACCGGGACAGCAGGGGCGCCGCCGAATACCCTATCCACAGCGCAGGATCGCCAGGCTGCCTTCCTCAATGCGGCACCCGAACGTCGGACGGTTTCGACCGAGCGGGTGACGTCGCCGCCATCCCGAAACATTCTGCAAGCTGGTGCTGTTATCTCGGCGGCGCTTATCACTGGCATACGGTCGGATTTGCCGGGCCAGATCACCGCTCAGGTGACGGAGAACACCTACGACAGCCTGACAGGCCGCATCCTTCTTGTTCCCCAAGGTACGCGACTGATCGGCCAATACGATAGCAGCGTCCAATTTGGGCAGTCTCGCGTATTGCTCGTCTGGAATCGTCTTCTTTTCCCTGATGGCAGATCCTTCGTCCTCGAGCGCTCACCAGGGGCAGATGCTGAAGGCTTCGCCGGCCTGCAAGACGGAGTAAATTTCCATTGGCTGGAGCTGGCCAAAGCGGCTGGGTTGTCGACACTGCTCAGTGTCGGGACTGAATTGGCGATCGACAATGACGACACGCTGCTCCGTGCTATCCGAAACGGCAGTCAGAACACATTCAACGATGCAGGGCAGCAGATCGTGCGTCGCCAACTGAACGTGGCGCCGACCCTCACGATCCGTCCTGGTTTCCCGGTTCGGGTAATCGTGACCCGCGACATGATCCTCGAGCCCTACGGAGAGCAATGA
- the trbF gene encoding conjugal transfer protein TrbF has translation MFKRPSTHYGKVPAPETPYQRAAQVWDDRIGSARLQARNWRYMAFGSLFLSAGFAAALVWQSARGSVVPWVVQTDRLGQAQAVGPATADYQPTDAQIAFHLGRFIEEVRSVPADAIIVRQNWLRAYDFTTDRGAAALNDYARANDPFSKVGRQQVSVEVSSVIRASPSSFRVAWIERRYENGQLGTTERWTAILTTVVQAPRDADTVRKNPLGIYVNAINWSRELGQ, from the coding sequence ATGTTCAAGAGACCCTCGACACATTACGGGAAGGTCCCCGCGCCGGAGACGCCATATCAGCGCGCCGCGCAGGTCTGGGACGATCGTATCGGCTCTGCTCGGCTGCAGGCTCGCAACTGGCGCTACATGGCGTTCGGCTCGCTCTTCCTGTCAGCGGGCTTCGCCGCTGCACTCGTCTGGCAGTCTGCTCGTGGATCGGTGGTCCCTTGGGTGGTGCAAACCGACCGCCTCGGCCAGGCGCAGGCCGTCGGGCCGGCAACGGCCGACTACCAGCCCACCGATGCGCAGATCGCATTCCACCTCGGGAGATTTATCGAGGAGGTGCGCTCCGTCCCGGCCGATGCGATCATCGTCCGGCAGAACTGGCTGCGCGCATACGACTTCACCACCGATCGCGGCGCCGCCGCGCTCAATGACTACGCGCGGGCCAACGACCCGTTCAGCAAGGTCGGTCGCCAGCAGGTCTCCGTCGAAGTCTCGAGCGTCATCCGTGCGTCGCCCAGCAGCTTCCGCGTCGCCTGGATCGAACGCCGGTACGAGAACGGCCAGCTCGGCACCACGGAGCGCTGGACCGCGATCCTGACAACCGTCGTGCAAGCCCCGCGCGACGCCGACACGGTGCGGAAGAACCCGCTCGGAATCTACGTCAACGCAATCAATTGGTCTCGGGAGCTAGGGCAATGA
- a CDS encoding DUF427 domain-containing protein has translation MQGGTRPGPDHPISVEPAEEKVIVRIGDTVVAESRNALILREASLPPVFYIPRSEIAMEALTSSDTRTHCPYKGDASYFSAHDGAAKDVAWSYEDPFDHMSVIKGHLAFYPDRVDAIETAPRD, from the coding sequence ATGCAAGGTGGAACGCGGCCCGGTCCCGATCATCCGATCAGCGTCGAACCGGCGGAAGAGAAGGTTATCGTGCGGATCGGAGACACAGTTGTGGCAGAGAGCCGCAATGCCCTGATCCTTCGCGAGGCCAGCTTGCCGCCGGTCTTCTACATTCCGCGCAGCGAGATCGCGATGGAGGCGCTTACCTCTAGCGACACGCGCACCCATTGCCCATACAAGGGCGATGCAAGCTACTTCAGCGCGCACGATGGCGCCGCCAAGGATGTTGCCTGGTCCTACGAAGATCCCTTCGACCATATGTCGGTCATCAAGGGGCATCTTGCGTTCTATCCAGATCGCGTCGACGCGATCGAAACAGCACCGCGTGATTGA
- a CDS encoding NADPH-dependent F420 reductase has protein sequence MKVGIIGSGEIGGSLARRLSTLGHDVFIANSRGPGSLADLAAETGAKAVTIHEAARSGEVVFVAIPAFRIVDLPKDLFDGVDADVAVVETGNYYPQERDGRIDPIEDGAAESRWVADQLGRPVLKAINNLHWQSLLNGGKPAGTPGRIALPVAGDNASHKERVIKLFDELGYDGIDAGPLDESWRQQPGTPVYAANLDAEGVRKALAEASPERKPEFRATPGSSIGKP, from the coding sequence ATGAAGGTTGGAATCATAGGGTCAGGGGAAATTGGCGGCTCGCTGGCACGACGGCTCTCGACGCTGGGCCATGATGTTTTCATCGCCAATTCGCGCGGCCCGGGATCGCTTGCAGATCTCGCCGCCGAAACCGGCGCCAAGGCGGTGACCATCCATGAGGCGGCGCGCAGTGGCGAGGTCGTCTTCGTCGCAATCCCGGCCTTCAGGATCGTCGATCTGCCGAAGGATCTCTTCGACGGTGTGGATGCCGATGTCGCCGTCGTGGAGACGGGGAATTACTATCCCCAGGAGCGGGATGGGCGGATCGATCCGATCGAGGATGGTGCGGCTGAAAGCCGTTGGGTCGCAGATCAGCTCGGCCGCCCGGTGCTGAAGGCCATCAACAACCTGCACTGGCAGAGCCTGCTCAACGGCGGCAAGCCGGCAGGCACGCCGGGACGCATCGCGTTGCCGGTGGCCGGCGACAATGCGAGCCACAAGGAGAGAGTCATCAAGCTCTTCGACGAGCTGGGCTATGACGGGATCGACGCCGGCCCTCTCGACGAGTCCTGGCGGCAGCAGCCGGGCACCCCGGTTTATGCTGCCAATCTCGACGCGGAAGGCGTCCGCAAGGCGCTGGCCGAGGCGAGCCCGGAGCGCAAACCGGAGTTCCGCGCGACGCCCGGCAGCAGCATCGGCAAGCCATAG
- a CDS encoding LysR family transcriptional regulator has translation MTTTVGFSEMQVFVAVVTEESFTAAAERLDTDKARVSRIVQRVEEKLGARLLNRSTRRLSVTEAGRDYFERATSILAAAEAAQAAVAQQSQEPKGRLKISATPEFGTTRVDDWIAAYLSRWPQVSVETVYSIRLVDIIHEGIDVAIRIGALQDSDLSARKLGEITYGLYASPAYLKRAAPVLTVTDLKDHDLIMKASSGRPTWTLVDGQATEKVTHTPRCVLDNIVAAKNLTLSGLGIAQLPRFMAEPHVVEGRLVRLLPDWASIPMPVHAVFASTRYMDPKVRGFIDLCRDAFEDDGGGPDQARGEPAVATAMEHALG, from the coding sequence ATGACGACGACAGTTGGCTTTTCCGAGATGCAGGTCTTCGTCGCGGTGGTGACGGAGGAATCCTTCACCGCTGCGGCCGAACGGCTCGATACCGACAAAGCGCGGGTGAGCCGGATCGTGCAGCGGGTCGAGGAAAAGCTGGGCGCCAGACTGTTGAACAGATCGACGCGCCGGCTCAGCGTGACCGAGGCCGGTCGGGATTATTTCGAGCGCGCCACGTCCATCCTGGCGGCGGCAGAGGCGGCGCAAGCCGCTGTCGCTCAACAAAGCCAGGAGCCCAAGGGCCGCTTGAAGATCTCAGCGACACCCGAGTTCGGCACGACGCGGGTGGATGACTGGATCGCCGCCTATCTGTCGAGATGGCCTCAGGTCAGCGTGGAGACCGTTTATTCGATCCGGCTCGTCGACATCATCCATGAGGGCATCGATGTGGCGATCCGCATTGGCGCCCTGCAGGATTCCGATCTGTCGGCGCGCAAGCTCGGAGAGATAACCTACGGCCTCTATGCTTCGCCCGCATACCTGAAACGCGCCGCGCCGGTCCTCACGGTCACTGATCTCAAGGACCATGATCTCATCATGAAAGCGTCGAGTGGCCGCCCGACTTGGACGTTGGTCGATGGTCAGGCGACGGAGAAGGTGACGCACACGCCGCGCTGCGTGCTCGATAACATCGTTGCGGCGAAGAACCTGACGCTATCCGGATTGGGAATTGCGCAGCTTCCACGATTCATGGCCGAGCCGCACGTCGTCGAAGGTAGGTTGGTCCGCCTCCTGCCAGATTGGGCCAGCATTCCGATGCCGGTCCACGCTGTTTTTGCCTCGACGCGCTACATGGACCCGAAAGTCCGTGGCTTTATTGATCTTTGTCGCGACGCCTTTGAAGATGATGGTGGTGGTCCGGATCAGGCCCGGGGAGAACCCGCTGTCGCTACCGCTATGGAACATGCCCTAGGCTAA
- a CDS encoding SDR family NAD(P)-dependent oxidoreductase, translating into MDMGLTGRTALVTGASQGIGEAIARALHAEGANVALLARSEGKLVSIVEALGDRAFAVGGDVTNEESLAQALATIEAKLGPIDIVVNNAGGLRSSTGGLFRPFEDVPDVDWLETWEFNVLSVVRITRALAPAMAERGWGRIINISSESGIQPDAVAIEYASAKSALNILTKGLSKTYASRGVFVNVVSPAYVDTPIVRDLLSQQEGAEHLSPDELAAHFLPVLRPNIGVGRPGNPEDVAAAVVFLASDQAGFITGTNLRVDGGSVMAI; encoded by the coding sequence ATGGACATGGGGCTTACAGGTCGAACCGCCTTGGTGACCGGTGCGAGCCAAGGCATCGGCGAGGCGATCGCCCGAGCATTGCACGCCGAGGGTGCCAATGTGGCGCTCTTGGCTCGCAGCGAGGGCAAGCTGGTATCGATCGTCGAGGCGCTGGGAGATAGGGCGTTTGCGGTCGGCGGCGACGTCACCAACGAAGAGAGCTTAGCGCAGGCGCTTGCCACGATCGAAGCGAAGCTCGGGCCGATCGACATTGTCGTGAATAATGCGGGTGGCTTAAGGTCGTCGACGGGCGGGCTGTTCCGGCCTTTCGAGGATGTCCCTGACGTCGATTGGCTGGAGACCTGGGAGTTCAACGTCCTTTCCGTGGTGCGTATCACTAGGGCGTTGGCACCAGCGATGGCGGAACGCGGATGGGGACGGATCATCAACATCTCGTCGGAAAGCGGCATCCAGCCCGACGCCGTCGCTATCGAATATGCCTCGGCCAAAAGCGCGCTGAACATCCTGACGAAGGGGCTCTCCAAGACCTACGCAAGCCGCGGGGTGTTCGTGAACGTGGTATCGCCGGCCTACGTAGATACCCCCATCGTCCGCGACCTGCTGTCGCAGCAGGAGGGCGCGGAGCATCTTTCGCCGGACGAACTGGCCGCTCATTTCCTGCCGGTCCTTCGCCCCAACATCGGGGTCGGCCGCCCCGGCAATCCGGAAGACGTTGCGGCCGCCGTCGTCTTCCTCGCGTCGGATCAGGCAGGCTTCATAACCGGCACCAACCTCCGCGTCGATGGCGGTTCAGTAATGGCAATCTAG